A portion of the Ralstonia nicotianae genome contains these proteins:
- a CDS encoding carbamoyltransferase family protein, which yields MKYYIGLACTGHENALAIVNPDGEIVFAEATERFLQNKRAVNTPPDDPLRIPRLLKQYCSDCDAIVVAKTWSREAPQKMRTDAAHILKALAGTDARTDRDWVARVAFHAGLGDKLIEPNYRLAGNGIERYCSLQGLEHSVRSYEHHLTHAAYACHTSPFDDAVCAVFDGYGEGVHSSYFHYRNGKVEPIRRARSAKGQYGSLASLGLYYGYTICALLGLDIVNGEEWKVMGLAPYGQLNPAFLDVLRRHIYVDGLDLVMDGNAAGTYRELQAFARRPGQSYESVADIAYTAQHYFSELMLEMLAGLRQLGLSDRLVLTGGCALNSTFNGEVIPRSGFAQLYVPPAPSDDGNAVGAALLAYAEDGGAMPRPAFHSPYLGSAIDDRELAPFLKNGAMLGQVPVTPGELCDYVAQELADGKVIGWIQGSAEFGPRSLGNRSILADPRRASMKERINAIVKFREGFRPFAPSILDEFGDRYFEDYSATPYMEKTLKIREAYREAIPAVCHVDHTGRLQTVRRDWNPRFHALLSAFHARTGTPVLLNTSLNVMGKPIVHSAADAFTVFLSTGLDLLVINDHVFSKR from the coding sequence ATGAAATACTACATAGGACTCGCTTGCACCGGCCATGAAAACGCGTTGGCCATCGTCAATCCGGACGGTGAAATCGTGTTTGCCGAGGCGACCGAACGATTCCTGCAGAACAAGCGCGCGGTGAACACGCCGCCGGACGATCCGCTGCGCATCCCGCGGCTGCTGAAGCAGTATTGCAGCGACTGCGATGCCATCGTCGTCGCCAAGACCTGGAGCCGGGAGGCGCCGCAGAAGATGCGCACCGATGCCGCGCACATCCTCAAGGCGCTGGCCGGGACCGACGCCCGGACCGATCGCGACTGGGTCGCCCGCGTTGCCTTCCATGCCGGGCTGGGCGACAAGCTGATCGAGCCCAACTACCGGCTGGCCGGCAACGGCATCGAGCGCTACTGCAGCCTGCAGGGCCTGGAGCATTCGGTGCGCAGCTACGAGCACCACCTCACGCACGCGGCCTACGCCTGCCATACCTCGCCCTTCGACGACGCGGTCTGCGCGGTCTTCGACGGCTACGGCGAGGGCGTGCACAGCAGCTACTTCCATTACCGCAACGGCAAGGTCGAGCCGATCCGGCGCGCCCGGTCCGCCAAGGGGCAGTACGGGTCGCTGGCCAGCCTGGGCCTGTACTACGGCTACACGATCTGCGCGCTGCTGGGCCTCGACATCGTCAATGGCGAAGAATGGAAGGTCATGGGCCTGGCGCCGTATGGCCAGCTGAATCCGGCGTTCCTGGACGTGCTGCGCCGCCACATCTACGTCGATGGCCTCGATCTGGTGATGGACGGCAACGCGGCCGGCACCTACCGTGAACTGCAGGCCTTTGCGCGCCGCCCCGGCCAGAGCTACGAGTCGGTGGCCGACATCGCCTACACCGCGCAGCATTACTTCAGTGAACTGATGCTGGAGATGCTGGCCGGGCTGCGGCAACTGGGCCTCTCCGACCGGCTGGTGCTCACCGGCGGCTGCGCCCTGAATTCGACCTTCAACGGCGAGGTGATCCCCCGCAGCGGCTTCGCGCAGCTCTACGTGCCGCCGGCGCCGTCGGACGACGGCAATGCCGTCGGCGCCGCGCTGCTGGCCTATGCCGAAGATGGCGGCGCCATGCCGCGCCCGGCCTTCCATTCGCCCTACCTCGGCTCGGCGATCGACGACCGGGAGCTGGCGCCCTTCCTGAAGAACGGCGCGATGCTCGGACAGGTGCCGGTGACGCCGGGCGAGCTGTGCGACTACGTGGCCCAGGAACTGGCCGACGGCAAGGTGATCGGCTGGATCCAGGGGAGCGCCGAGTTCGGCCCCCGATCGCTCGGCAACCGTTCGATCCTGGCCGATCCGCGGCGCGCCTCGATGAAGGAGCGGATCAACGCCATCGTGAAGTTCCGCGAAGGCTTCCGGCCGTTCGCGCCCTCCATCCTGGACGAGTTTGGCGACCGCTACTTCGAAGACTATTCGGCCACGCCCTACATGGAGAAGACCCTGAAGATCCGGGAGGCCTACCGCGAGGCCATCCCCGCGGTGTGCCACGTCGACCATACCGGCCGCCTGCAGACCGTGCGCCGGGACTGGAACCCGCGCTTTCACGCGCTGCTGAGCGCCTTCCATGCGCGCACCGGCACCCCGGTCCTGCTCAACACCAGCCTGAACGTCATGGGCAAGCCCATCGTCCACAGCGCGGCGGATGCCTTCACCGTGTTCCTGTCGACCGGGCTCGACCTGCTGGTGATCAATGACCACGTCTTCTCCAAGCGCTAG
- a CDS encoding iron-containing redox enzyme family protein yields MTNPILHAAVGGEREAYSARGHACIAQAALPSPRELCRLLCDDAPSEYRLYLAKASTRFFDAELPPAGSGSLRRSAVSGARTIAALCRRAEGAVGVLPQLRFLACASDRLLLQIADVRNFSRPLMHVLFRLLDDGDQPAILATLDGHARHTGAWLGPQHDLRGDLAEAGFDDEAFLAASIPAALGTLACERLPEIAGFACALWRAMALLTHGTAQGRFYRTRSRALWQALAGLEPDGIGSTAATADGVRHGAMLFRACLGLLDDATRDSAARACRRAADIMEHKARFALIHHPNVSLAGRRLVEWFNDSEHPGAALLQALWNSHWIRRACIDDSPFFRNLLGEGGKMQGVFAPPEIESLKAHFRMLAAGEQPATEAGLAARWQDFLARDRQAALDTAPACADGHGSFRTAYSAILNAESRPASIEVARQVVERIASEFAKLRPSMEAQPLARPFAYSRAEFERRIESLYYFQAEQTQKLQLDLCDPGLRQLHIAFAPFALVDGCWLRYAGAAELSRGVKARLFSIFADEVGNGRYEANHANIYRRLLADMGFEFAEAWHDAFAQDPRIPEQAYKVPSFLLAVGVCAQQYYPETLGINLAIEMSGLDGFYEAMIRNLEPRGLRADFWRVHVSIDNFSSGHARQSVNAIAEHMASVLDRYGTDVADLVWTRIWTGFLTMIYLFRVELAVLMSSATSAARH; encoded by the coding sequence ATGACCAATCCGATCCTTCATGCCGCTGTCGGCGGCGAGCGCGAGGCCTACTCGGCCCGGGGGCACGCATGCATCGCGCAGGCAGCACTGCCGTCGCCGCGCGAGCTGTGCCGGCTGCTGTGCGACGACGCGCCCTCGGAATACCGGCTGTATCTGGCCAAGGCCAGTACCCGGTTCTTCGATGCCGAGCTGCCGCCGGCCGGAAGCGGTTCGCTGCGGCGCTCGGCCGTGTCTGGCGCGCGCACCATCGCCGCGCTGTGCCGGCGCGCCGAGGGGGCCGTGGGCGTGCTGCCGCAGCTGCGCTTTCTGGCCTGCGCCAGCGATCGCCTCCTGCTGCAGATCGCCGACGTCCGCAACTTCTCGCGGCCGCTGATGCACGTCCTCTTCCGGCTGCTGGACGACGGCGATCAGCCGGCGATCCTGGCCACGCTCGACGGCCATGCCCGCCACACGGGCGCCTGGCTCGGCCCGCAGCACGATCTGCGCGGCGATCTCGCCGAGGCGGGTTTCGATGACGAGGCCTTCCTCGCGGCAAGCATTCCCGCCGCGCTCGGCACCCTGGCCTGCGAGCGCCTGCCGGAGATCGCCGGTTTCGCCTGTGCCTTGTGGCGGGCCATGGCGCTGCTGACCCACGGCACCGCCCAGGGCCGGTTCTACCGGACGCGCAGCCGCGCGCTGTGGCAGGCGCTGGCCGGCCTGGAGCCCGACGGAATCGGATCGACGGCCGCCACCGCCGACGGGGTGCGCCATGGCGCGATGCTGTTCCGCGCCTGCCTCGGCCTGCTCGACGACGCCACCCGCGACAGCGCCGCCCGCGCCTGCCGGCGGGCCGCCGACATCATGGAGCACAAGGCCCGCTTTGCGCTGATCCATCACCCGAACGTGTCGCTTGCCGGCCGGCGCCTGGTGGAATGGTTCAACGACAGCGAGCACCCGGGGGCGGCCCTGCTGCAGGCGCTCTGGAACTCCCACTGGATCCGGCGCGCGTGCATCGATGACAGTCCCTTCTTCCGCAACCTGCTCGGCGAGGGCGGCAAGATGCAGGGCGTGTTCGCCCCGCCCGAGATCGAATCACTGAAGGCGCACTTCCGGATGCTGGCCGCCGGCGAGCAACCCGCGACGGAAGCCGGCCTGGCCGCGCGCTGGCAGGATTTCCTGGCGCGTGACCGGCAAGCGGCCCTGGACACCGCGCCGGCATGCGCCGATGGCCACGGCAGCTTCCGCACGGCCTACAGCGCCATCCTGAATGCCGAGTCGCGCCCGGCGTCGATCGAGGTGGCGCGGCAGGTGGTGGAGCGCATCGCCTCGGAGTTCGCGAAGCTGCGGCCGAGCATGGAGGCGCAGCCGCTGGCGCGGCCCTTCGCGTACTCGCGCGCCGAATTCGAGCGCCGCATCGAGAGCCTCTACTACTTCCAGGCCGAGCAGACGCAGAAACTCCAGCTCGACCTCTGCGACCCGGGCCTGCGGCAGTTGCACATCGCATTCGCGCCCTTCGCGCTGGTCGATGGCTGCTGGCTCCGGTACGCCGGCGCCGCCGAGCTGTCCCGCGGCGTCAAGGCCCGGCTGTTCAGCATCTTCGCGGACGAGGTGGGCAACGGGCGCTACGAGGCCAACCACGCCAACATCTACCGCCGCCTGCTCGCCGACATGGGCTTCGAGTTCGCTGAGGCGTGGCACGACGCCTTCGCCCAGGACCCGCGCATTCCGGAGCAGGCCTACAAGGTGCCGTCGTTCCTGCTGGCCGTGGGCGTTTGCGCGCAGCAGTACTACCCCGAGACCCTGGGCATCAACCTGGCGATCGAGATGTCGGGCCTCGACGGCTTCTACGAGGCGATGATCCGCAACCTGGAGCCGCGCGGCTTGCGGGCGGACTTCTGGCGCGTGCACGTGTCCATCGACAACTTCTCTTCAGGCCATGCCCGGCAGAGCGTCAACGCCATCGCCGAGCACATGGCGTCGGTGCTGGACCGGTACGGCACCGATGTGGCCGACCTGGTGTGGACCCGCATCTGGACCGGCTTCCTGACCATGATCTACCTGTTCCGCGTCGAGCTGGCCGTATTGATGTCCAGCGCGACATCGGCCGCCCGGCATTGA
- a CDS encoding alpha/beta fold hydrolase — MQSPHCLQTTRQFAYQDTPVSYAVEQCDAAGDEAAQLLCVHGITRNRHDFHVLLPQLAGRFGVCAPDLVGHGDSAWVGERLMYRSELFLAQLRHLIAARAGQGRVGYVGSSYGGLLGIVLAAEPASQVGCLVINDAGPGIDPDLYQRIAKLIGYYPSFQSKTAAEQWARAALRQGGALPESVADHVVRHAIRSLGDGRYALRYDPALPRLYTDAGAKPTDIWHLWEQVSCPVLLVRGARSEVLTPEMVRRMKATHPALDVVEVADAGHCPHLMTADQTDVVVAWLASQASHLQPNPSFTVETSAS; from the coding sequence ATGCAAAGCCCTCATTGCCTCCAAACAACGCGGCAGTTTGCCTACCAGGACACGCCGGTCAGCTATGCCGTCGAGCAATGCGACGCGGCCGGCGACGAGGCCGCGCAGCTCCTCTGTGTGCACGGCATTACCCGCAACCGGCATGACTTCCATGTTCTGCTGCCGCAGCTGGCCGGGCGTTTCGGCGTCTGCGCGCCGGATCTCGTCGGCCACGGCGACAGCGCCTGGGTGGGCGAGCGGCTGATGTACCGGTCCGAGCTGTTCCTGGCGCAACTGCGCCATCTCATCGCCGCGCGGGCCGGCCAGGGCCGGGTCGGCTATGTCGGCAGCTCCTACGGCGGCCTGCTGGGCATCGTGCTCGCGGCCGAGCCCGCGTCGCAGGTCGGCTGCCTGGTCATCAACGACGCCGGCCCCGGCATCGACCCCGACCTGTACCAGCGCATCGCCAAGCTCATCGGCTACTACCCCAGCTTCCAGTCGAAGACGGCGGCCGAGCAGTGGGCGCGCGCCGCGCTGCGGCAGGGCGGCGCGCTGCCCGAGTCGGTGGCCGACCACGTGGTGCGCCATGCGATCCGATCCCTGGGCGATGGCCGCTACGCGCTGCGCTACGACCCGGCGCTGCCCAGGCTCTATACCGACGCGGGGGCGAAGCCGACCGACATCTGGCACCTCTGGGAGCAGGTGTCCTGCCCGGTGCTGCTGGTGCGGGGCGCGCGCTCGGAGGTCCTGACGCCCGAGATGGTCCGCCGCATGAAGGCCACGCATCCGGCGCTCGACGTCGTCGAGGTGGCGGATGCCGGCCACTGCCCCCACCTGATGACGGCAGACCAGACCGACGTCGTCGTCGCCTGGCTCGCGTCCCAAGCATCGCATCTTCAGCCCAATCCTTCATTCACCGTTGAGACGAGCGCATCATGA
- a CDS encoding acyl carrier protein: MNQPPSQATPLQADTVSEWLVAYLAGKLSIDPQKIDTQATFADHGVDSMIAIVMSGDLSSWARCDLNPTALYEYPSIAALAQHVSELTAGRVQQGCDLAGSEA; encoded by the coding sequence ATGAACCAACCCCCTTCCCAGGCGACTCCCCTGCAGGCCGATACCGTTTCCGAATGGCTGGTGGCCTACCTGGCCGGCAAGCTGAGCATTGATCCGCAGAAGATCGACACCCAGGCCACCTTTGCCGACCACGGTGTCGATTCGATGATCGCGATCGTCATGTCCGGCGACCTGTCGTCCTGGGCCCGCTGCGATCTGAACCCGACGGCGCTTTACGAGTACCCGTCGATCGCTGCGCTGGCGCAGCATGTCAGCGAGCTGACGGCCGGTCGGGTTCAGCAGGGCTGCGACCTGGCCGGGAGCGAGGCATGA
- a CDS encoding acyl-CoA desaturase has translation MIEESVMLRQHNLRLRKYDYVLGRLFVALPIGGLVVAVLLLFADWQVGRFELAMCLAMYLFTMMGIEVGFHRCFAHRAFKAGTGLQWVLAVAGSMGGHGPLIWWVTTHRRHHRFVDTDQDPHTPNKDLRGPWRNFKSFLYGYVGWTMDTDVKLQEGWQRYGVDLYKNSILFKVHARFALIALLGLLLPTVAGALFHRTAEGALLGLLWGGLVPICLTQHLFWMINAFGHRIGAKPFSGRIVGDSRNCWWLALPTFGQGWHNNHHADPGCATTRKTWWQLDPGAWLIRLFERLGWASAVKWK, from the coding sequence ATGATCGAAGAGTCCGTCATGCTGCGGCAGCACAACTTGCGGCTGCGCAAGTACGACTATGTCCTGGGGCGCCTGTTCGTGGCCTTGCCGATCGGCGGGCTGGTGGTCGCCGTGCTGCTGTTGTTTGCGGATTGGCAGGTGGGCCGGTTCGAGCTGGCGATGTGCCTGGCAATGTATCTGTTCACGATGATGGGGATCGAGGTCGGGTTCCATCGCTGCTTCGCGCACCGCGCCTTCAAGGCCGGCACGGGCTTGCAATGGGTGCTCGCGGTGGCCGGCTCCATGGGCGGGCATGGCCCTCTGATCTGGTGGGTCACCACCCATCGGCGGCATCACCGGTTTGTCGATACCGACCAGGATCCGCATACGCCCAACAAGGATCTGCGCGGCCCGTGGCGCAACTTCAAGTCGTTCCTCTACGGCTACGTCGGCTGGACCATGGATACGGACGTGAAGCTGCAGGAAGGCTGGCAACGCTATGGCGTCGATCTCTACAAGAACAGCATCCTGTTCAAGGTGCACGCGCGCTTCGCCCTGATCGCGCTGCTGGGGCTGCTGCTGCCCACCGTGGCCGGGGCGCTGTTCCATCGCACGGCCGAGGGCGCGCTGCTGGGGCTGCTGTGGGGCGGCCTGGTGCCGATCTGCCTGACGCAGCATCTGTTCTGGATGATCAATGCGTTCGGGCACCGGATCGGCGCCAAGCCCTTCAGCGGCCGGATCGTCGGCGACAGCCGCAATTGCTGGTGGCTGGCGCTGCCGACCTTCGGCCAGGGCTGGCACAACAACCACCACGCCGATCCCGGATGCGCCACCACGCGCAAGACCTGGTGGCAGCTGGACCCCGGCGCCTGGCTGATCCGCCTGTTCGAGCGGCTGGGCTGGGCCAGCGCCGTCAAGTGGAAATAG
- a CDS encoding DUF7661 family protein — protein sequence MQHTFNVFGRVMTIVRTGDGWTCYWLGPEGKRRPAEISIPPDVTHAELGQYLYDIYHEDATPRNGDVLEIVAK from the coding sequence ATGCAACACACCTTTAATGTGTTTGGGCGAGTGATGACGATCGTCCGAACGGGCGATGGCTGGACTTGCTACTGGCTCGGGCCCGAGGGGAAGCGCCGGCCCGCCGAGATCAGCATCCCGCCGGATGTGACGCACGCAGAGTTGGGCCAATATCTGTACGACATCTATCACGAGGACGCCACGCCGAGAAACGGCGACGTGCTCGAGATCGTCGCCAAATGA
- a CDS encoding pyridoxal phosphate-dependent aminotransferase, with product MNASLPPALNHPVAARDAIRDLRASRIREVANAGLGLPDVLPFWFGESDRVTPEFIRDTAAQALARGNTFYTHNLGIAPLRSALADYVSRLHGRTAIDHVVVTSAGVNALMLAAQLVVGPGDRVVTVTPLWPNVVEIPKILGAHVETVPLDYGAHGWTLDVDRLLAALTPDTRLLAINSPNNPTGWVMSREAQQAVLAHCRRHGIWILADEVYERLYYGDRPAAPSFLDIAGRDERVICVNSFSKSWLMTGWRLGWMVLPAAVTDDLGKLIEYNTSCAPSFVQEAGVVAVRDGEDFIRGETARLRAARDHLVTALSALPGVDVRVPEGAMYAFFRIPGAQDSLALCKQLVRDARLGLAPGSAFGPEGEGFVRWCYACDVARLATGVERLREFLRV from the coding sequence ATGAACGCCAGCCTTCCGCCCGCACTGAACCATCCGGTCGCCGCCCGCGACGCCATCCGCGACCTGCGCGCCTCGCGCATCCGCGAAGTGGCCAACGCCGGCCTCGGCCTGCCCGACGTGCTGCCGTTCTGGTTCGGCGAATCCGATCGCGTCACGCCCGAGTTCATCCGCGACACCGCCGCGCAGGCCCTCGCGCGCGGCAACACGTTCTACACGCACAACCTGGGCATCGCCCCGCTGCGCAGCGCCCTGGCCGACTATGTGAGCCGGCTGCACGGCCGCACCGCGATCGATCACGTAGTCGTCACCAGCGCGGGCGTGAACGCGCTGATGCTGGCCGCGCAGCTCGTGGTCGGCCCCGGCGACCGGGTCGTCACCGTGACGCCGCTGTGGCCGAACGTGGTCGAGATTCCCAAGATCCTCGGCGCCCATGTCGAAACCGTCCCGCTCGATTACGGCGCGCACGGCTGGACGCTCGATGTCGACAGGCTGCTCGCCGCCCTCACGCCCGACACCCGGCTGCTGGCCATCAACTCGCCCAACAACCCGACCGGCTGGGTCATGTCGCGCGAAGCGCAGCAGGCCGTGCTCGCGCACTGCCGCCGCCACGGCATCTGGATCCTCGCCGACGAAGTCTACGAACGCCTCTACTACGGCGACCGGCCCGCCGCCCCCTCGTTCCTGGACATCGCCGGGCGCGACGAGCGCGTCATCTGCGTGAACTCGTTCTCCAAGTCCTGGCTGATGACGGGCTGGCGCCTCGGCTGGATGGTGCTGCCCGCCGCCGTCACCGATGACCTGGGCAAGCTGATCGAATACAACACGTCGTGCGCGCCGTCCTTCGTGCAGGAAGCCGGCGTGGTGGCCGTGCGCGACGGCGAAGACTTCATCCGCGGCGAAACCGCGCGGCTGCGCGCGGCACGCGATCACCTGGTCACCGCGCTCTCGGCGCTGCCCGGGGTGGATGTGCGCGTGCCGGAAGGCGCCATGTACGCGTTCTTCCGCATCCCGGGGGCGCAGGACAGCCTGGCGCTGTGCAAGCAGCTGGTGCGCGACGCCCGGCTCGGGCTCGCGCCCGGCAGCGCGTTCGGGCCCGAAGGAGAGGGATTCGTGCGGTGGTGCTACGCGTGCGACGTGGCGCGGCTGGCTACGGGCGTGGAACGGCTGCGGGAATTCCTGCGGGTATAG